One part of the Lotus japonicus ecotype B-129 chromosome 2, LjGifu_v1.2 genome encodes these proteins:
- the LOC130736607 gene encoding uncharacterized protein LOC130736607: MKGQVIADFLVDHSGSKEQETVVTLKPWEMYFDGSRHKKGTGIGILIISPQGIPTKIKLGIEGECSNNEAEYEALLIGLETALNLGARELLIRGDSELVIKQLTGEYQCVSENLMKYHSKAVKMLRSFDEVELCHIPRIENAEANVLAQIASGYRLPRKKFKELVKVKRKFIPSFKERKVEFEQEVLVISNLDDSDWRKPVVKYLQNPNAPTDRRTKYRALSYLILDDELFKKGVNEVLLKCLSEEEAFRAVKAVHDGMCGAHQAGHKMKWTLFRQGVYWPNMLKDCIEYAKSCAECQKHAGIQHVPASELHSIVKPWPFRGWALDLIGQIHPSSSKQHDYIIVAIDYFTKWVEAIPLRGVDQDTVISFIQEHIVFRYGIPETLTTDQGSVFTGRKKWLSLLRILE; the protein is encoded by the coding sequence ATGAAAGGCCAAGTAATAGCTGATTTTTTGGTTGATCATAGTGGGTCGAAAGAACAGGAGACGGTGGTGACGTTGAAACCTTGGGAAATGTATTTCGATGGTTCGAGGCATAAGAAGGGGACCGGGATAGGTATCTTGATAATTTCACCCCAAGGAATCCCGACAAAAATTAAGTTGGGCATCGAAGGTGAGTGTTCGAATAATGAGGCGGAGTATGAAGCTTTATTGATAGGGCTCGAAACGGCTCTAAACTTGGGGGCTAGAGAGCTCTTAATTCGTGGAGATTCAGAGTTGGTTATTAAGCAACTAACTGGTGAATACCAATGCGTTAGTGAGAATTTAATGAAATATCATTCGAAAGCAGTTAAAATGTTAAGAAGTTTTGATGAGGTCGAATTATGTCATATCCCTAGGATCGAGAATGCTGAAGCGAATGTTTTGGCACAAATTGCGTCAGGATACCGGCTACCTCGGAAAAAGTTTAAAGAGCTAGTAAAGGTCAAAAGAAAGTTTATTCCTAGTTTTAAGGAAAGGAAAGTGGAGTTCGAGCAGGAGGTATTGGTCATTAGTAATTTGGATGATAGTGATTGGAGGAAACCTGTTGTGAAATACTTGCAAAACCCAAATGCACCAACAGATCGAAGAACAAAGTATCGAGCTCTAAGTTACTTGATTTTGGATGACGAATTGTTTAAAAAAGGGGTGAATGAAGTTTTACTAAAGTGCCTAAGTGAAGAAGAAGCGTTTCGAGCAGTCAAGGCCGTTCATGATGGTATGTGTGGGGCGCATCAGGCTGGCCATAAGATGAAGTGGACATTGTTTCGACAAGGAGTATATTGGCCAAATATGTTAAAAGATTGCATTGAATATGCCAAATCTTGCGCCGAATGTCAGAAGCATGCTGGCATCCAACATGTACCGGCAAGTGAGTTACATTCGATCGTGAAACCCTGGCCATTTAGGGGGTGGGCGTTGGATTTGATAGGTCAAATACATCCTTCTTCGTCTAAACAACATGACTATATAATAGTGGCTAtcgattatttcactaaatgggtcgagGCCATTCCGCTGAGAGGTGTCGACCAAGATACGGTTATTAGTTTTATTCAAGAACACATAGTATTTAGATATGGGATCCCTGAGACGTTAACTACTGACCAAGGGTCAGTATTTACTGGAAGGAAAAAATGGCTCAGTTTGCTGAGGATTTTGGAATAA
- the LOC130735451 gene encoding uncharacterized protein LOC130735451: MLKMQAQDPLEEVDLGDGTKKRPTYVSSLIDLGFKNWIVSLLQEYKDCFAWDYDEMPGLSRELVELKLPIRLGRKPVKQAPRRFAPEVFSKIKEEVERLLGAKFIRTARG; this comes from the exons ATGTTAAAAATGCAGGCTCAGGATCCTTTGGAGGAGGTTGATTTAGGAGATGGGACCAAGAAAAGGCCGACGTATGTAAGTTCGTTGATCGATTTGGGTTTTAAGAATTGGATTGTTAGTTTGTTGCAGGAATACAAAGATTGCTTCGCATGGGATTATGACGAAATGCCGGGTTTAAGCCGGGAGTTAGTGGAGTTGAAGTTACCAATTCGGCTTGGTAGGAAACCAGTGAAGCAAGCCCCAAGGAGATTCGCCCCGGAGGTGTTCTCAAAGATAAAAGAGGAAGTGGAGCGCTTACTTGGAGCAAAGTTCATACGAACAGCCAG AGGATGA
- the LOC130736608 gene encoding uncharacterized protein LOC130736608: protein MPFGLKNAGATYQRVMNTIFHEYIEKFMQVYIDDIVVKSKSQDVHIEHLKLSFEKMRKYGLKMNPLKCAFGVISEQFLGFIVHKKGIEIDQNKAKAIFDTQPPSNKKQLQSLLGKVNFLRRFIVDLSGKTKVFSTLLRLKKEQEFQWMEEHQKAFEEIKASLTTAPVMAPLIRGKPMKLYISASEETIGSVLAQDDEDGIERAIYYLSRILNDAETRYSLVEKLCLCLYFSCTKLKYYIKPIDVTVISHYDIIKHMLFKPILHSRIGKWALALTEFSLSYQHLRAMKGQVIADFLVDHSGSKEQETVVTLKPWEMYFDGSRHKKGTGIGILIISPQGIPTKIKLGIEGECSNNEAEYEALLIGLETALNLGARELLIRGDSELVIKQLTGEYQCVSENLMKYHSKAVKMLRSFDEVELCHIPRIENAEANVLAQIASGYRLPRKKFKELVKVKRKFIPSFKERKVEFEQEVLVISNLDDSDWRKPVVKYLQNPNAPTDRRTKYRALSYLILDDELFKKGVNEVLLKCLSEEEAFRAVKAVHDGMCGAHQAGHKMKWTLFRQGVYWPNMLKDCIEYAKSCAECQKHAGIQHVPASELHSIVKPWPFRGWALDLIGQIHPSSSKQHDYIIVAIDYFTKWVEAIPLRGVDQDTVISFIQEHIVFRYGIPETLTTDQGSVFTGRKKWLSLLRILE from the coding sequence ATGCCGTTCGGTCTTAAAAATGCCGGTGCAACTTATCAGAGGGTAATGAACACTATCTTTCATGAATATATTGAGAAATTTATGCAAGTGTATATCGATGATATTGTAGTAAAGTCGAAATCTCAGGATGTTCATATCGAACATCTTAAGTTGTCatttgaaaaaatgagaaagtacGGCTTGAAAATGAACCCACTCAAGTGTGCCTTTGGTGTAATTTCAGAGCAATTTCTGGGATTCATTGTTCATAAGAAGGGCATTGAAATCGACCAGAACAAGGCGAAAGCAATCTTCGATACTCAACCACCGTCGAATAAAAAACAGTTACAATCTTTGTTGGGCAAAGTCAATTTCTTGAGAAGGTTTATCGTGGATCTAAGCGGGAAAACCAAGGTATTCTCCACATTGCTTCGACTCAAGAAAGAACAAGAGTTTCAATGGATGGAAGAACATcagaaggcgtttgaggaaatAAAAGCCAGCTTAACAACGGCACCCGTCATGGCTCCTCTCATTCGTGGAAAACCAATGAAACTCTACATTTCAGCATCAGAGGAAACTATTGGCAGTGTGTTGGctcaagatgatgaagatggaatCGAAagggctatatattatttgagcCGAATCCTTAATGATGCCGAAACTAGATATAGTTTAGTagaaaaattgtgtttatgtttgTATTTTTCATGTACTAAACTTAAGTACTATATTAAACCTATTGATGTAACTGTTATTtcccattatgatataataaagcatatGCTGTTCAAGCCCATTCTTCATAGTCGAATTGGAAAGTGGGCGTTGGCCCTTACTGAGTTTTCTTTAAGTTATCAACATTTAAGGGCTATGAAAGGCCAAGTAATAGCTGATTTTTTGGTTGATCATAGTGGGTCGAAAGAACAGGAGACGGTGGTGACGTTGAAACCTTGGGAAATGTATTTCGATGGTTCGAGGCATAAGAAGGGGACCGGGATAGGTATCTTGATAATTTCACCCCAAGGAATCCCGACAAAAATTAAGTTGGGCATCGAAGGTGAGTGTTCGAATAATGAGGCGGAGTATGAAGCTTTATTGATAGGGCTCGAAACGGCTCTAAACTTGGGGGCTAGAGAGCTCTTAATTCGTGGAGATTCAGAGTTGGTTATTAAGCAACTAACTGGTGAATACCAATGCGTTAGTGAGAATTTAATGAAATATCATTCGAAAGCAGTTAAAATGTTAAGAAGTTTTGATGAGGTCGAATTATGTCATATCCCTAGGATCGAGAATGCTGAAGCGAATGTTTTGGCACAAATTGCGTCAGGATACCGGCTACCTCGGAAAAAGTTTAAAGAGCTAGTAAAGGTCAAAAGAAAGTTTATTCCTAGTTTTAAGGAAAGGAAAGTGGAGTTCGAGCAGGAGGTATTGGTCATTAGTAATTTGGATGATAGTGATTGGAGGAAACCTGTTGTGAAATACTTGCAAAACCCAAATGCACCAACAGATCGAAGAACAAAGTATCGAGCTCTAAGTTACTTGATTTTGGATGACGAATTGTTTAAAAAAGGGGTGAATGAAGTTTTACTAAAGTGCCTAAGTGAAGAAGAAGCGTTTCGAGCAGTCAAGGCCGTTCATGATGGTATGTGTGGGGCGCATCAGGCTGGCCATAAGATGAAGTGGACATTGTTTCGACAAGGAGTATATTGGCCAAATATGTTAAAAGATTGCATTGAATATGCCAAATCTTGCGCCGAATGTCAGAAGCATGCTGGCATCCAACATGTACCGGCAAGTGAGTTACATTCGATCGTGAAACCCTGGCCATTTAGGGGGTGGGCGTTGGATTTGATAGGTCAAATACATCCTTCTTCGTCTAAACAACATGACTATATAATAGTGGCTAtcgattatttcactaaatgggtcgagGCCATTCCGCTGAGAGGTGTCGACCAAGATACGGTTATTAGTTTTATTCAAGAACACATAGTATTTAGATATGGGATCCCTGAGACGTTAACTACTGACCAAGGGTCAGTATTTACTGGAAGGAAAAAATGGCTCAGTTTGCTGAGGATTTTGGAATAA